The Salarias fasciatus chromosome 11, fSalaFa1.1, whole genome shotgun sequence genomic interval TAGAtaggtcaaatcgccatcttgctcaggtaaccctaagcaagatggcggagatgcggaatcctgcctacagcacctttaaaaaaagaaagaaaaatatttaatcCTGGTGCAGTTGGGGAAAAGTGATCTCTGattcaagaaaaataaattcatatttaatgaaatcttctgtCTTAGATTTGAAAAACTCTTCCTTGTTTCTTGGGTAGCAGTAACCCTAATACTCTTATGTAGTTTCACAATTGTAGTTTATGATGGATTATTGCTACACCCAGTAACTATTGACGAACACATTTATTCAACTTAATTGAATTCcatttcaatttaatttcattCCAGTCAAAAGATACCCGACATGCCTTCTGATGTGGTGGGAGCTCTGATGTTCCTTGAAGACTATGTGAAGTATACAAAGCTGTCCCGCAAGGTAAGACGTCACGGAATTATACCATTCAGTGTGTGGCTTCTGGAATTCACCCCGCAAAAAATGTGTTGCATTACTTTGGTTAAATAGTAcaaatattttgttgttttatcacATTGCCCCACAGATGCTTCTTTGAAAAGTACAACCCCCTTAAGTTGTTTAACATGATTAATTGAAATCTCTTCcttaataaaacacaaaaatattttaaactgatttatttttagtGCACATTTTGTTGGATAGAATTATaaatttttgtgtattttctcttCATTCTTCAGGTGGCTGAAGCTCATGTGCCCAGTTTCATATTTGATGAGTTCAGAACCATTCTGTGAAGATGTGGATGTAGCATTTCATCAGAGAATAGCcgccaccaccccccccccacatttttttttactccacgCATACACACTGTCAAATTCAGAAAAGGTGTATTCATTGTAATTAATTGTAGATTTGTCATCACtagtgtcatttttttcccaactAGTCAAATTTCAGGCTTGTTAAATTGTGTTTAGACTTCACTAATTAATAAATTGTACATATTGTATATGTGTTCTAATTCAGTGCtctaatttgaatgattttgttTACTACCATTCTGTGCCATTTCTAAATGAAATCCATTAATAAAGAATATCTTTTGAAGCAAGTTGTTTTTCTTGACTCATACCACTGAAGAGCAGTACAGAGGACCACAGGAGACCCTTCATTTTTGTTACTCCTTGTAAATagtatttgttgtgtttttgttaatatTAACATTTGGTATTACTTATTCACTGTATCAATATTTTAGCTTCTATTTGActtatttcagtttctttttttctgtgttgagcTATCTTATAAGAATTCCCCCTGTGATGGATAAAAGATTTCTATTGCATTGGAGTCTATCCTGTTCTATTGTATTTGGATCTATTGAagtggtggggtttttttttccacccggAAGTCGTAATTGGAATGTAGCTGTACTTTTCGTGACGCGggaaatttgtgttttttttttttttaagttaagtTTGCTTGCAtctacttttaatttttttttaattaaatgctgATAGAAGCCACACAGGTTTAGTTGCCGCCGGTCAGAGCAGTTTGTGGGTGTTacggattaactggtttcccttTCTAACTGATGACCGACTTCctgtagcagcagcagatgaCTCACTAATAAAGCAATTAAGACTCTGAAAAGGCACGACACTTCCACGTGTTTTGTAAACTCGGATATACTGCGTTCGCCTGGGCAGCTTTGGATTACTGTCAGGCTTTAAGCATCTGCCGCTGAACGACGCGGAAGGAAGTTGGTCAGTCGTTAACTGGTAAACCAATCAATCCGAAACACCGGCTAACACAGACAGCGAACGTTAGCAAGTGGCGGTAAAGTAGCTCAGATTGACACATATTATCTTTTGTTTATTGTGTCGGTGGCCACAGAAGATTTTAGTTACACCTCCCGAAATGTCTATGAGTGCTGTTCACGGGACTCTGTCCAGCCTGAAGTCCTGTCAGGCAGACATTGCGACGGGCATGGACATTGTGACAGATGTAGCCATGGACCTGATGGAGACTCAGGGTAAATATAAGCATTCTCTGaatatttctgtctgtttacaCTTCTTTTAGCTACCGCCTGATTAATTGTATTGTTTCTAAATGCTGTTTATGTTTGTTAGCCCTGTTGATTTGTGGTAAAATGTAAACGCCAATAGCCACAGCGATCAATATAAAGAGATTATCTGCATGCAACATTAGTTTGTGTTGTAACTCAAAATTGCTTTCAAATTCCAAAAATCCCACATGATTATTGTTAAATAAAGCATGATGTCTCACTCTGTGATCACATTATTGTTGATATGTATGGGCATCTGTGATTTAAATATATTGAACAAAATGCTGGCTGTTCGATCATACAGCCAATGTTCTTAACAACTATTGTAGAGTTTAAGACAAACTAATCGTAGAAGTGATGATTTTCCCTCCTCAGTGATCCAGTCTGTTTAAGTTTACATGTGGAGTCTGAATGAGTCAAGCTATTTTCCAAAAACAAGTTTTGCACAACTCCCACTCCGAAAGTTATGTTAGGCCACATTCCTGCTAAATTCTGACAAAAactgcttctgtgttttcccagTCCAAGTGATGTTTGCAGTTCAAAGGCTTGTCACAATGAATTCTGGTTTCTCTCCTGTTTGTTCACTTTTCATGAAGTGGTAAAACAACCATCAATGAACTTTTTCTGAGTGTTGACTGTTGTATTTTTATAGTTTGCTTCAAACTGTTGATCAGTGGCTCCTTTCATTAAATAATTGTTCCCTCTAAAACATCCATCAGTTTTCTAAGAAGGTTGCAGAGTAGTGGAGCTTCTACCAGCCAGCTCAATAAAAAGGctacacgaaaaaaaaaaaaaaaaaaaaactacagcacAGGCACACATTACACCCACACACAATATAACGTCAGCCTATGTCCATGATGGTGTGTTtttggacttcaggaggaaaccagagtaccagGATACAAAGGCAGAGCGAGAACCGACTGTTCTCTGGATTGAACTCTGTCTCTTTTTACTATTCTCTCTTCACTGACATCATGTTCCTGAAGTCTTTTATGAATATTAACATTGAAATTATAATATATTCAAATCAACTTTTCAAATGTGGTGCACTGGTAATCACAACTGACAAGACTCCACTGTGTATGGATGAATTAAAATAAGTTTAATAATCATATgcttcttatttattttatttacctcTTTGTGTGCTGAAGCACAGAACCCAGGGATCAAAGAGTTGGAGGCCACGATTCTGGAGTGTGCAAGGCTCGACAGAGAGATTAACTACTTTGTTGATACTGTGCAGCAAGTCACAGCTGAGGTGAGAGTCACTTGCCTTTGTCTAATTACCAAACAGCAACATGTAAACAGCTTCCTTGTAAATGACCACGGCCAAGCTAAATATGCACTTCAATTAATGAAACATGCATAATGATGTCTGATTGTTTTAAAGGTCGTTCGTTTAATTCTCGGTACATCTCACGCTATGGATTTTCTTTAATGGCTCGTCTCAGTGTCTGTCTCGTCCTTGTTTTGAAAACAAGCGGGAGCACACTGAACCTGACTCCTTGCGAAGATCAATAAAACGGCCTAACATACTTCAGTTTCAATCTGTAGGTTAACGCACAGCAGCCGGAGGCCATGTTCTGCCTGTCTGATAAAGTGAAGGAGCGGTTCACACACAGAATCGCTGAGCTCTCGGATGCCGAGCTGCACAATCACCAGAAAGTAATGGCCTTCAAAGAAAGCATCAAAAACTCTTCCAAACAAGGTAAGGCCTGTGGGGAGACAACAGAGGGGAGAAATGTCTTTAACCGCAGCACTCGGTGCTGTGTATTCACCACTGATGATAATAGTCTTGGACAAATAAACTAGGCTTTCAGAAGTGTTTTCTGAGCTGAAGCGCAAGAGGAACGTTgagtgtccttttttttttccaggataaTTATCTTAATTGTAAACACCCCGCTTCTTCTGTGTGCTAATGAATAATTATGTTTGTCACCCTGTGGCTGTTCTTTGCTGCTTTTTCAGTGCTGTCCTCATTAGAGATCTAATTAAAAATAGGACTCAGACAGACAATGCCATGCTTCATAAATTCTCCGCAGACCTCATGAGCTCAGTTCTGTGAGTGAGTCAGCcctaaatgttgaaaataaactCGTACAAATCTATGAACTGAGGCGAATGTTTTATATAAAGCATACTTTAGTGTATTGTGTTACATGGGCCTGTTAAGCTTAACCAATCAGAATCTCTAACTTTTGGTGGTAGTGACTGAGAGTGGGGGCCCCAGGACTCCACTGTGCAGTCAGCTTTAAGTGGAAGTGGTGATCTCTGTGAAAGGGAGCAGCAGAATATCTCACCGGAAAGagcaaatgagaaaaaaggTTTCACCCCATGTTCCTGTTGAAGGGTCCACTTTCAGAAGTGtgtatgttgtgtttttagcCAATGAAGAAACATCAGAGGACATGCTGGATGAGGACATCTCTGTCACGCAAACCCAAGTCAACTTTACCTGCCCGCTCACACAGGTCAGCTCATGACTCCTTTAAACTTCATACTTCATGTtgtgacatttttaaacttAAATGCTATTTGTCATTCTAAAATATTTCTCTCTTCTGACACATTTTCCCTCATTCTTGCTGGATCGTTTGTTGCTCAATAGCACATTTCAGTTACCATGGAGGGGGagatatttttctctttctttttttaagaagcTATTTTAGCCAACAGACTACAACAAAACAATGGTGCAGCCGTCAGAAAAATAGCCTCTGCAGCAGTCCCATGGGCTGCTGGGCATTTGCAAAGATGCATTCATCAACTTTGCCCTTTGGTGAGGAATCAGAATCCAGAGAGCTGAAGCTCAgttgagaaaaaaaccccactacAACTACAATAGCACAGCATGTGGTCCATCATGGTGTCCCAGAAGTTCCAccgtatttttttgtttattgttttggcATCCCTTTGCCTTTCCTGAAATAACTGTCCATCCAATGTCCTGAATCTTTATCCTGTCCAACCTCGGCTGTGACGCCTCCACTTCGTCCCCTGTTTTCTGTCAATGCCTCAGTTTCCACACACTCTAACATACAGTAGCATCCTGTACACCTTCTCCTTCTCAATGCTCGCACCCTCCTTCACCTCTCTTTCACACCTTCTGCTGCCAAGTTCAGAAAAACTGTGCTTTTCAAAACCTTTAGCTTTGTATTTGAGCATGGACACCTCAGGGCTTCTGCTCCTCCAACTCCTTCACACCCTTTGCCACGGCGAGAGAAGCCAATGTCTCCAAGTCAGAGAAACCACTTGTTACAAAGCAAGCTTAGACCAGCATCTGACCGTACTTCTGTATAAACATACCAATATAGACCAATGTCATTatctgtttcagtgtgtaaTACTCCTCTTTATGTGTATTTAAGGCGGAAATGGTGAACCCgatgaagaataaaaactgtcaGCACCACTATGACGAAGGAGCAATCCTGGGCCTGATCAGGAAAAGACACAGCCAGAGAAAGAAGTGCCGGTAAGACGCTCCCCCGTCAGAGGAGGGCTGGAAAGTTGAGTCAGGTTTTCGAGCAGTAAACAGCTCTGCAGGCTGGCCTGGGACCAGCAAGACTCCTAAATTCACATGTTCTTTATTGCACCGCTTTGATGTTGGAATCAAATGAAATGCGTCTGGTCCTAGCGGAGCGCCGATGGAATCCCAGAGCCGGGGCCGTGTTGTTGCCTATTGTCTGGCCGTGGTCACTGTGCTCTCCGGCAGCAGCTGTGCTCGCCCCTTGCTGCGATTAGCCGTGTGGCTGATGAAACGCCTTCAACGCCGTTTCATCAGACACCATTCTCAAATATTGTCAAAGCCCCGCAGTGCCCATTAATCAATTCTTCAGAGTTATCAAAGGTTTTATGTAAGCGCGATGGAAGAATGTGAGCCGCCGAAAGGTTTTCATGAAGTACCGTTCACACACAGGAGCAGGAATGTTGAAAAGTGGCAAGTCTGGCCACTAATTGGCAATTAGCAGCTTAAACAGTGAGCACACAAACGCTTAATGTTCTCCATGCAGTTATACAACAAAGAAGAGGTCTAACTAATGCAAGGCTGATGTACAGAGAACATCACGAACCTGTAGATGTGAGTAATTACATGTTCAcgtttctctttctctgcagtTGTCCCGTGGTGGGCTGTGGAAACGCCGACGTCAAGGAGTCAGACCTCATTCCCGACCAGGTTCTGAGGAGAAGGATTCAGAGCCAAAAGAGGCTGAGCAACAAGACTTAGTTCTCTTCATCTCCATGATCTGTATTATTCTTCATGAAATCTGAACATTGAGCCATAAATCTGAGGTTGCCAGACTTGTGCATACACTTTTAAAAAGTGATCGATCTATTTTCATTCTGAGGTTTGTTCTTCTGACATTACTTGCCTCTCAGTTGAATCTATTTTTTGATGCAAtgcctttttatgtttttatggaattgaaataaaaagttGATATGTTTGTATAAATGATAAATCACTCTTGTGTACCTGATGCAGTAAGTTAACTGAACCACTAGAGGGAGATGTTTGTTCAAACTCAGCATTAGAGTAAACCTGAGGTCTATAACCTTTCTCAAAGagccaaacatttttttaaccttcagaATAACGATCTCCTATACATTTCTAGTTTTTGTTTCAACATAACTGACATTTAAACTGTAATGGCAAAAGTCAACACTATTAatgtataaagaaaaaaaaaaaaaaggaaagatcCTATTTTCTCCTTTGCACTGGTTCAGGCATTTTTCAGGGTGATTTACTTGTAatactctgttttcttttttcatgcgAGCCTTAAATTCTTTGATTTTGTGCACCAGCTTAGCCTGTTAAGATTGTTCTGATGCTTTAGAGTGGATAAAACAGCACACGGACCTATTTGTGTCCTCTGAActtatccatccattttctcttctttccaaTTCAGTTTAGGGACCATGTCACACACATCACTTATATGGACATTTTAGTCACCAATTAAGTTCACATGTCTTTGAACCGCAACAGGAAACTGTttcacacagagaaaacccatgcatgcatcgtgacaacatgaaaactcccCACTGAAAGTTTTCTAAGCCTGGGTTCAAACTGGATGTATTCATGTCGTGTCATCATGACCACTTATCAGTCCAAACATGTACTAAGCAAAAAATGAGTAGCATACTGTGCAGCTTTACATGTTCTCATTGAACTGCACACTCTCTTCGTGTTTCTGCTTTGCTCTGTGCACCAAAATGAAAAGACAAGCATTTCTGTACATGtgagactgaaaacaaaccagcagAGAGGTTCTGCTATAGACTGTAATTCCAGTCTGTCTTCAGGAGTTCATAAAGCTTGATccaactttttattttgaaatgaagcACTTTCTGTAAAAACACCGACATTAGTGAGAACAAAACTGGGTTATGAGAACGAGTCCTGAACAAAGTATTCTTCAAGTTTAAGCGGAAATGCACTTATGTGATTAAATCTCCCCGTACATGCTCCCGCTCCTCATGACGGGGTCTTTgtttcaaagaaacaaacaaaggcTGTGTTGAGATGGAACTAGGTAATGCTAATCTTTTAATAACCTTGCATCaggcatttttgaaaaatcacTAATTGCCGTTTCTCTACAGTGAGTGCGTCACACGGCACTAAGAGCATTTCACCAATGAAGATAATCAGCGGCAGCAATCGCTCCAACTAATgttgattcattcattcctccACTCCGACTCATTTCTGTATTGCCGTTCTGAGAATTGTTTACTGCGCAACATGTGAAGTCACAGGCAATTTGCCAACAACAGTTCAATTTGTGCGTTCATCAGCACAAAGCGCTGTTCCATTCATCATGTCACAGCCGGAGCCATTAGGAGGTTTCTTTAAACAGATGTACACCTGCACGCATTCTGAGGAGGTCAATATTATAAAACAGATAATACTGAGGAAATAACTTAATGTCTGCTGCTTAGATCTCAGATTTGTTCTGGAATTCACATGCATCACTTTGCAAGGTCCAAGAAGGAGGCATTATATGTGTCTGACACATCATTAGCTTCGATATCTGACTTGCGCAACACGGATTTCACCTCTGGGTTATTCTCATTTTTTGGCATAACGATGTTGGTCACAGCAGTGCCATAGTCGGGGATGAGGGAGAACAGCAGGGCCGGGATGAGACCAGCACTCCAAAAGAGCAGTTTGATCCAGGTGTAAtgctttttcttcacttttattttcctctaaAACAGTTTGAAGCTGCCATCAAAAGGGATCCTGGCTCCTAATGCTGTTGACACACTGAGCTGTTCAGGAAACTCTATATTTCCAGGCTGCCCACAGTCTGACCTCCCTCTTTGACACTGATAAGGCAATGCCTTCATAGCAGAGACACGTCAGAACTTCACAGGaagagctgtgaggagagaaTAAACCGAAAGTTTTTCAAGCTTCGCTCCACCTGCACAAGATACCtctgaaaaattgaaaaaggcTTAACTGTGAAATCTGGTCGCATTCAACAGTTTAAATGGATGTTAACCATTTGCATGACCTGAATTTGAATGGAGACCTGTTCTGCAgcaaaaatacacacaggaTTCCAAAAATATATACAGTTAACAAATAAGCAGGTATGCATGTTTCTCATtattgaattaaaacaatgtatCTAATAGCATTCAGGACTGGTTGAGTTGTTCCTTAATTGTTTTGCACATTCCAGATTCCTGTACAGGAAACTGCAAAACAGCCTAAATCCACATGAACCTCGATGGGGCTATTTCTGCATCATTTTTCTGACTGATTCTGAGCATGAAAGAAAGAGACACATACTGGTTAAAATGCAAGTGTTCCCTCGAGGTAGGACACCATTCAGTGgatttttatcatttcttttaCATCtcaataatt includes:
- the nsmce2 gene encoding E3 SUMO-protein ligase NSE2: MSMSAVHGTLSSLKSCQADIATGMDIVTDVAMDLMETQAQNPGIKELEATILECARLDREINYFVDTVQQVTAEVNAQQPEAMFCLSDKVKERFTHRIAELSDAELHNHQKVMAFKESIKNSSKQANEETSEDMLDEDISVTQTQVNFTCPLTQAEMVNPMKNKNCQHHYDEGAILGLIRKRHSQRKKCRCPVVGCGNADVKESDLIPDQVLRRRIQSQKRLSNKT